The nucleotide sequence ACTCTAAAAAGTTTTTTCCGTTGATCTTGATCGTAGTAAGAATAGAGCTCCACTTTGCGATAAGGATCTTCGGCCACATTTCGATTGTACAAATCAAAGGGAAGAATGGGCCAGACCGCGACCTGCGTAAGGCTTGATAGCCAAGTCATGGCCGCCAAGCCTACAGTGATAAATTTTAATTGAGGATGGTGGTCAAACTCTGGGGGTTTAATTTCCGATGGCTCTTGAAAGCCATGAAACAGGGCGTACCAGGGAATAAAAAAGAGGACACCAATTCCCAGTAAGGGCATCGTCAAGTTGACACTGTAGTAGGCGAGCGTGTGCAGTGCGATCCAGAGAATCGGGTATATCAGTGAGAGCTTTCCTCGAAGGAAAAGTGCCAGAGGAGAGGACACGTTAAGAAGCAGGATTAAAAAAGCCGCAATATTCAGAAGGACCGGAAAGCGCGTCAGTTCCTGACCCCACGCCTTACCTGCGATGAGCAAAAGAACTTCAAGATTATCCGAAGTGAACCAACTGAGCCCGACATCGCGGAGTTGAGCCACTCCGATCACGAGGTACATCAAAACGGTAAACACACGTGCGGCTTGCAAGAACCAAAGAGAAACCGTGTCCCTATTTACATTGAGACTTAAAGCCCAGTCGCTCACCACGAAGAGAGTCGTGAAGATCATAATCACGCTCGAGACAGGATCTGTAATGTAAAAGTTGTTGGGAAATCCGGCGACAAAAAGCGTTGTAATAAAAAGAAGAGAGCTGAGAATTTTGCTTCGGTACTTAAATGCAAAAGCGGCAAAAAGCGCCACGTTTAACAATTTGATTCCGTACAAAAACGAATACGAAAAATAATCGTTAAATTTAGCACCAAAGAGTTGAAACACGCTCACGGGGCGGTAAAAAAAACTATCGACCTTCGACCACCATTCCAGCTCTCCATAAAAGAAGTAGACGGCGCAGACCACAGCAAAGAGAAGCCGGCTCATGCGATAGTTGTATTCCGCCTCGGAAAACGAGCTCATCAGCTGGCGACCTTTTGAGTAGTAAGATTTGGCGAGTGCGGTCGGCATAGAGTTAATCCTTTTTTACAAATTTTAAAAAAGTTTTTAATTCTTCAATGCTTTCGTAGATGTCGTCGAGAGCGCGGTGTTTGTCTTGTTTTTGATATTCCACAAAATACTTTGCGTTCATAATAATCTTCCAGGCGGTGACATCCATCATTCGGTAGTGGAGTCGCTTTGAGAGTTTGGTGAAATACAGATCAATAAATTTACGATCTTGAAAGATTGAGTTGCCACACAAGATGGGTCGCTCGTCTTTGCTGTAATGGCGATCAATCAGATCCAGGAGATCTTGCTCCACCTCTTCGGGCTCTTTGCCTCCGGGGACTTTGGCCATCAATCCACTTTCGCCGTGATGCTTTGTGTTCCATTCATCCATATTTTCAAGAAAGACTTCCGGTTGCTTCACTACGGTGTGATACGTCTCCAAGGTTTTAAAGTCGAGATCCGTAACAATTACCGCCACTTCGATGACTCTTTCAATTTCGGGCTCAAGACCGGTCATCTCCATATCGAGCCAAAACAGTTTTTTCATAGGACGAGGCCTTTCTTTTTTCCGATTATTTCTCTAAAGTGGCTAAATGG is from Bdellovibrionales bacterium and encodes:
- the orn gene encoding oligoribonuclease: MKKLFWLDMEMTGLEPEIERVIEVAVIVTDLDFKTLETYHTVVKQPEVFLENMDEWNTKHHGESGLMAKVPGGKEPEEVEQDLLDLIDRHYSKDERPILCGNSIFQDRKFIDLYFTKLSKRLHYRMMDVTAWKIIMNAKYFVEYQKQDKHRALDDIYESIEELKTFLKFVKKD